The DNA region GACCAACATCGTACGTCCGGAGGCCTGCGTCATCACCACGATCGGGATCGAGCATACCGCCCAGCTCGGCGATTCCCTGTCCGAAATCGCTCGGGAGAAGGCGGGAATCCTCAAGCCCGGGGTCCCGGTCGTCGTGGGCGTGGTCCCGGAGGAGGCTCGGAAAGCGATCGAGGAGAGGGCCGCCCAGATTGGCAGCCCGCTCCTGGCGATTGGCCGGACTGCAGCGGAGCCTTGGGACGGGCGGGAGGCTTGCCAGAGGGTTCGGATCGACGGGCAACGGTTCGTTCTTGGTCTTCTGGGCGAGCATCAGCTGCACAACGCGGCCTGCGCCTACGCGGTCCTCCGGTTGCCGATCTTTTTGGGGAAGCCGCTTCCCCGGAAGTCGATTCGCGCCGGCTTCCGGGCGGTGCGCTGGCCGGGGCGATTCCAGGTATGGAAGAGAAGCCCTCTCTGGATCCTGGACGGTGCCCATAACCCCCAGGCGGCCGAGGCTCTGTTGCACGCCTGGCGCACCTGTTTCGGCGGGCGGTCCTATCACCTGGTTTTTGCCGTCTTAAGAGACAAAGACTTCCGGGCGTTGGCCGCCGTTCTCGCCCGGCAGGCGCACCGGGTCAGCCTAGTCAGGCTTGCTACGGAGCGCGGGCTCGACCCGGTCCGGCTGGTCGAATGTTTTCCTTCCGTGCCGTCCCGGGTTTACGGCTGCTGGAGGGAAGCGAGAGCAGATCTGGCCGAGGATCCAGGCCCCGTGCTCGTGGCCGGTTCCCTCTTCCTGGTCGGGGAGGTGCTGGCCGATCAGCCGGGATTCGATCCCGGACTC from Methylacidimicrobium sp. AP8 includes:
- a CDS encoding folylpolyglutamate synthase/dihydrofolate synthase family protein, whose translation is MTTGRFLRNPAAPSFPCRPRGCLKKAEGEAYREALSFLGQCRRWGMKLGLENMELLAQAVGSPQDGLHFLHIAGTNGKGSTASFLAAALRAAGYRVGLYTSPHLCTVRERIQIDGAMATQRQFTRWIRTVQAAIGTLERKHPGFSPTFFEVLTAAALLAFRQAEVDWVIWETGLGGRLDATNIVRPEACVITTIGIEHTAQLGDSLSEIAREKAGILKPGVPVVVGVVPEEARKAIEERAAQIGSPLLAIGRTAAEPWDGREACQRVRIDGQRFVLGLLGEHQLHNAACAYAVLRLPIFLGKPLPRKSIRAGFRAVRWPGRFQVWKRSPLWILDGAHNPQAAEALLHAWRTCFGGRSYHLVFAVLRDKDFRALAAVLARQAHRVSLVRLATERGLDPVRLVECFPSVPSRVYGCWREARADLAEDPGPVLVAGSLFLVGEVLADQPGFDPGLEFNELLEPSHADSHGSL